One window of Thermocoleostomius sinensis A174 genomic DNA carries:
- the alr gene encoding alanine racemase, translating to MLSWDLTPDLSTMQRDRAWVEIDLQALAHNVQQLRQLLAPSTELMAVVKADAYGHGAVMVAQTVLQHGATWLGVATIPEGIELRKAGIEAPILLLGATNTLEQVRAVARWQLQPTLCTPKQALIFAETLAASGDRRTLPVHLKLDTGMSRLGMPWQQATEFVQLVTRLPQLQIASIYSHFATADSPDPSIMRQQHDRFQQAIAQLHVLGMTPPRLHISNSAATLVDSRLHYDLVRVGLATYGLYPAPHLKGTIDLKPVMQVKARVTQVKVIQPGTGVSYGYQYIADREILVAVVGIGYADGIPRNLSNRINVLLRGQRVPQIGAITMDQLMLDVSQIPDLQPGEIVTLLGQDGNDAIAADDWAEILGTISWEILCGFKHRLPRVAVERSAARDERLGVGN from the coding sequence ATGTTGAGTTGGGACTTGACCCCCGATTTATCCACCATGCAACGCGATCGAGCTTGGGTCGAGATTGATCTACAAGCGCTGGCGCACAATGTGCAGCAACTGCGGCAGCTTCTGGCTCCCTCTACTGAATTGATGGCGGTGGTCAAGGCTGATGCCTATGGGCACGGGGCTGTGATGGTGGCGCAGACGGTCTTACAGCATGGGGCAACTTGGCTAGGCGTGGCCACTATTCCAGAAGGCATTGAACTGCGGAAGGCGGGCATTGAAGCGCCCATTTTGCTATTAGGAGCGACCAACACCCTCGAACAGGTGCGAGCCGTAGCGCGATGGCAACTGCAACCAACCCTTTGCACGCCCAAACAAGCACTGATTTTTGCGGAAACATTAGCGGCTTCTGGCGACCGACGGACATTACCTGTTCATCTCAAGTTAGATACAGGCATGTCCCGTTTAGGGATGCCGTGGCAACAGGCAACCGAATTTGTGCAACTTGTGACGCGGTTGCCGCAACTGCAAATTGCCAGCATCTATTCCCACTTTGCGACGGCCGATAGTCCTGATCCCAGCATCATGCGACAACAGCACGATCGCTTTCAGCAGGCCATTGCCCAACTGCATGTCCTTGGCATGACTCCCCCCCGCTTGCACATCTCTAATTCTGCTGCCACGCTGGTTGATTCCAGGCTACATTACGATCTGGTGCGTGTGGGACTGGCTACCTATGGATTGTATCCTGCGCCTCACTTAAAAGGCACGATCGACCTCAAGCCTGTAATGCAAGTAAAAGCCCGCGTCACGCAAGTGAAAGTGATTCAACCCGGAACTGGCGTCAGCTATGGGTATCAATACATTGCCGATCGAGAAATTTTGGTGGCAGTGGTAGGAATTGGCTATGCCGATGGCATTCCGCGCAATCTTTCGAATCGCATAAACGTCCTGCTCCGCGGGCAACGAGTGCCACAAATTGGGGCAATTACCATGGATCAATTGATGCTAGATGTCAGCCAGATTCCTGATTTACAGCCTGGTGAAATTGTTACTTTGTTGGGACAGGACGGCAACGATGCAATTGCTGCGGACGATTGGGCAGAGATCTTGGGGACGATCTCCTGGGAAATTCTCTGCGGGTTCAAGCATCGATTGCCCCGTGTAGCTGTT
- a CDS encoding HNH endonuclease — MGKVLVLNASYEPLNITSWRRAVVLLIKGKAEQVEHNGKVVYAEMPLPTVIRLRQYVRVPYKEIPLTRRNILHRDAHSCQYCGYSGDDLTLDHVVPRSRGGGDSWENIVTACVRCNVKKGNRTPKEASMLLRQTPHKPHSGLYFEVTKHIKSGLHQEWQKYVIGI; from the coding sequence ATGGGCAAGGTTCTGGTCTTAAACGCCTCATACGAACCCCTTAACATTACTAGCTGGAGGCGGGCAGTTGTTCTGTTAATTAAAGGCAAAGCCGAACAGGTAGAGCACAACGGCAAGGTCGTCTATGCGGAAATGCCATTGCCTACGGTTATTCGCCTGCGGCAGTATGTCCGGGTTCCCTATAAGGAAATTCCGTTGACTCGCCGGAATATCTTGCATCGAGATGCCCACTCTTGTCAATATTGTGGCTATTCCGGAGACGATCTGACCCTTGACCATGTTGTGCCTCGATCGCGGGGAGGTGGCGATAGCTGGGAAAATATTGTCACAGCGTGTGTGCGTTGTAATGTCAAGAAGGGCAACCGCACCCCCAAAGAAGCCAGTATGCTGTTGCGTCAAACTCCACACAAACCCCACAGCGGTCTCTATTTTGAAGTCACGAAACACATTAAAAGTGGGTTGCATCAAGAGTGGCAAAAATATGTGATTGGAATCTGA
- a CDS encoding DHH family phosphoesterase, with product MKTNSRKTQDSSLLVADPLKEPNLETRVTSPSGSIEKHSDLESKSEESEPQPMSPQAWTMAKQRAEELRQLLERHRGDRQLIILQDFPDPDALSSAWTYKLIAQQFDIHSDIVYAGTLSHQENIALVKLAGLPAQRWAVQSVKDRGLSAYQGCVFVDNQGTTTQLLHLVQQARLPIVAVIDHHTSQGSLQAEFVDLRPQTRATATIFTQYLQAGLLKFDSSNSEHVKCATALMHGLRSDTNRLMQAQEEDFIAAGYLSRFYDAQLLNSVLQASRSKRVMDVIERSLRNRVVRNSFSIAGVGYLRYDDRDAIPQAADFLVTEENVHTAVVYGIVHDEDEDLEVVIGSLRTSKITLDPDEFIKEALGQDTDGRFFGGGRSMAGGFEIPIGFLSGFNESSDYTRLKWEVFDAQIKQKLLRLVNPEDGVIGNI from the coding sequence ATGAAAACCAATTCGCGTAAAACTCAAGATAGCTCGCTGCTTGTAGCAGATCCGTTGAAAGAGCCAAATCTAGAGACAAGGGTAACAAGCCCATCCGGTTCAATTGAGAAGCATTCAGACCTGGAGTCCAAGTCTGAGGAGTCGGAGCCTCAACCAATGTCGCCTCAAGCTTGGACAATGGCTAAACAGCGGGCTGAGGAGTTACGTCAACTGCTAGAACGGCATCGGGGCGATCGACAGTTGATCATTTTGCAAGATTTCCCTGATCCAGATGCATTATCTAGTGCTTGGACTTATAAACTCATTGCACAACAATTTGATATTCACAGCGACATTGTTTATGCCGGAACCCTCAGCCATCAGGAAAATATTGCGTTGGTGAAGCTAGCGGGACTGCCAGCCCAGCGATGGGCAGTGCAATCGGTTAAAGATCGAGGGCTGTCTGCCTATCAAGGCTGCGTTTTTGTTGATAACCAAGGAACCACCACTCAGCTACTTCATTTGGTGCAGCAGGCGCGATTACCAATTGTTGCCGTTATTGACCACCACACTAGTCAGGGCAGTCTGCAAGCCGAATTTGTTGATTTGCGTCCGCAGACCCGCGCTACTGCCACCATCTTCACCCAATATCTGCAAGCCGGACTGCTGAAATTTGATAGCAGCAACAGCGAACATGTAAAGTGTGCCACCGCTTTAATGCATGGACTGCGATCGGACACCAATCGTCTGATGCAGGCTCAAGAAGAAGACTTTATCGCCGCTGGGTATCTTAGTCGGTTTTATGACGCTCAGTTGCTCAATTCTGTTCTCCAGGCTTCTCGCTCGAAACGGGTGATGGATGTGATTGAGCGATCGTTGCGCAATCGGGTTGTGCGAAACAGCTTCTCAATTGCGGGGGTTGGATATCTGCGCTATGACGATCGGGATGCCATTCCACAAGCAGCGGACTTTCTGGTGACCGAGGAAAATGTACATACCGCAGTCGTGTACGGGATTGTCCATGATGAAGATGAAGATTTAGAGGTTGTCATTGGCTCGCTTCGCACGAGTAAAATTACCCTCGATCCCGATGAATTTATCAAAGAAGCTCTGGGACAAGACACCGACGGGCGCTTCTTTGGAGGTGGGCGATCGATGGCCGGTGGTTTTGAAATCCCGATCGGCTTTTTGTCGGGCTTCAATGAAAGCAGCGACTATACCCGACTCAAATGGGAAGTGTTTGACGCACAAATCAAGCAAAAGCTGCTGCGGTTGGTCAATCCGGAAGACGGTGTCATTGGCAATATTTGA
- a CDS encoding septal ring lytic transglycosylase RlpA family protein yields MRNPLLILIMTIVSLVPGSSSRVSRSALIPLALADALPIRPKVNTTYTVCGIASYYDLSGITANGEAFNPKALTAAHRWIPFDSWVTVVDQTTGRSVNVRINDRGPWVDRHILDLTPAAINMLDPNRTLDLRSVCIHW; encoded by the coding sequence ATGAGAAATCCGCTCTTGATCTTGATCATGACGATCGTCTCTCTGGTTCCAGGTTCCAGTAGTCGAGTGAGCCGTTCTGCTTTGATTCCATTGGCTTTAGCAGATGCTTTGCCCATTCGGCCCAAGGTGAACACAACTTATACCGTTTGTGGCATTGCCTCCTACTATGACCTCAGTGGTATCACTGCCAACGGTGAAGCCTTCAATCCTAAAGCACTAACGGCTGCTCATCGCTGGATTCCCTTCGATTCGTGGGTGACCGTCGTCGATCAAACGACGGGACGATCGGTAAACGTCCGCATTAACGATCGTGGGCCGTGGGTCGATCGCCATATCCTAGACTTAACACCAGCTGCCATTAATATGCTTGACCCCAATCGCACTCTCGATTTGCGCTCGGTTTGCATTCACTGGTAG
- the glcD gene encoding glycolate oxidase subunit GlcD has protein sequence MVVLNPPRANHPRDWQPIVNALAAIVGKDGVVRRKEELLVYECDGLTSYRQRPDVVVLPRTTEEVAAVVQVCDRYQVPFIARGAGTGLSGGALPVEGCVLIVTARMNRILEIDLPNQRVVVQPGVINNWVTQAVSGAGFYYAPDPSSQIICSIGGNVAENSGGVHCLKYGVTTNHVVGLKLVLPDGTIVDVGGKIPEQPGYDLTGIFVGSEGTLGIATEVTLRILKAPEAIHVLLADFTSVEAAGQAVSDIIRSGIIPAGMEMMDNFSINAVEDVVATNCYPRDAVAILLIELDGLAVEVSANSQQIEAICRQNGARCIRTATDPIERLTLWKGRKAAFAAMGKISPDYYVQDGVIPRTKLQYVLREIESLSAKHGYRVANVFHAGDGNLHPLILFDNAVPGQLEAVEALGGDILKLCVQVGGSISGEHGIGADKRCYMPEMFSQVDLETMLLVRSAIDPKRLANPDKIFPTPRTCGEAARAKAHEQFPHVDRF, from the coding sequence ATGGTTGTTCTCAATCCGCCTCGTGCTAATCATCCACGAGACTGGCAGCCGATCGTCAACGCTCTGGCGGCGATTGTTGGCAAGGATGGCGTGGTACGGCGCAAGGAAGAGTTATTGGTTTACGAATGCGATGGTTTGACAAGTTATCGGCAGCGCCCAGACGTGGTGGTGCTGCCACGAACAACCGAAGAAGTAGCCGCAGTCGTACAGGTGTGCGATCGCTACCAAGTGCCGTTTATCGCACGTGGTGCAGGAACGGGGCTATCCGGAGGGGCATTACCAGTCGAAGGCTGTGTGCTGATTGTTACGGCACGAATGAATCGAATCTTAGAGATTGATTTGCCCAATCAGCGAGTGGTGGTGCAGCCGGGTGTGATTAATAACTGGGTAACGCAAGCCGTCAGCGGAGCTGGGTTTTACTATGCACCTGATCCATCTAGCCAAATTATTTGCTCGATCGGTGGCAATGTCGCCGAGAATTCTGGCGGGGTGCATTGTCTCAAGTACGGTGTCACCACCAACCATGTTGTGGGGCTGAAATTGGTGCTGCCGGATGGGACGATCGTGGATGTGGGCGGCAAAATTCCGGAGCAACCCGGATATGACCTCACGGGAATTTTTGTAGGGTCAGAAGGAACGTTGGGCATTGCCACCGAAGTCACCCTGCGCATCCTCAAAGCTCCGGAAGCGATTCACGTGTTGCTGGCAGATTTCACCAGCGTCGAGGCCGCAGGCCAAGCTGTGTCTGACATCATTCGTTCTGGCATCATTCCGGCCGGCATGGAAATGATGGATAACTTCAGCATCAATGCCGTAGAAGATGTGGTGGCCACGAATTGTTATCCTCGCGATGCCGTGGCAATTCTGCTGATTGAACTAGATGGCTTAGCAGTGGAAGTTTCCGCGAACAGTCAGCAGATTGAGGCGATCTGTCGTCAAAATGGGGCACGCTGCATTCGCACTGCCACCGATCCGATCGAACGGCTCACTCTCTGGAAAGGACGGAAAGCAGCATTTGCCGCAATGGGTAAAATTAGCCCCGATTACTATGTACAAGATGGGGTCATTCCTCGCACCAAGCTTCAGTACGTGTTGCGCGAAATTGAGTCACTCAGTGCAAAGCACGGCTATCGGGTGGCAAATGTGTTTCATGCGGGAGATGGCAATTTGCATCCATTGATTTTGTTTGATAATGCTGTTCCAGGGCAGTTAGAAGCGGTGGAAGCCTTAGGGGGAGATATTCTCAAACTATGCGTGCAGGTCGGTGGCAGTATTTCCGGAGAACATGGAATCGGAGCCGATAAGCGCTGCTACATGCCAGAAATGTTCAGCCAGGTCGATTTGGAGACGATGCTGTTGGTGCGCAGTGCGATCGATCCCAAGCGATTGGCCAATCCTGACAAAATTTTTCCCACGCCCCGCACCTGTGGCGAAGCAGCACGAGCCAAAGCTCATGAACAGTTCCCGCATGTTGATCGATTTTAA